From the genome of Gemmatimonas sp., one region includes:
- a CDS encoding alanine--glyoxylate aminotransferase family protein — protein MSDFGTFFLPGPTEVRRDVLEAMLAPMLPHRGAVFEALFARIQDGLRPIFRTTRPVYVSSSSATGLMEAAIRCAAPGPILSMVNGAFSERFANIALACGRETRVVGGDWHQAVPLDVVESALRERRFSAITVVHSETSTGTLTSLPELAALAHQYGTAVLVDSVTGLGGVKVDTDAWDLDFVLTGSQKALALPPGLAFGVASKRYIDQASQATARGLYFDMVEFEEFVHKNQTPSTPAISLLYATAVQGEHIARETIEARWARHTEMASMTHAWVHALREETGEAFCVYAPEHARSGTVTAVALPTSLKGDDIVKGVAKRGFVIGGGYGKLKSSTFRIGHMGDHTPDRLALCLEATADTIRELLAR, from the coding sequence ATGTCCGACTTCGGTACGTTCTTTCTTCCCGGCCCCACCGAGGTACGGCGCGACGTGCTCGAGGCAATGCTGGCGCCGATGCTGCCGCATCGTGGTGCCGTGTTCGAAGCGTTGTTCGCGCGCATTCAGGATGGCCTGCGTCCGATATTCCGGACCACGCGGCCGGTGTATGTGTCGAGTTCATCCGCCACCGGACTGATGGAAGCGGCGATCCGCTGTGCGGCGCCGGGTCCAATTCTCTCCATGGTGAACGGCGCCTTCAGTGAGCGCTTCGCCAACATCGCGCTCGCGTGCGGGCGCGAAACGCGCGTCGTCGGTGGCGACTGGCATCAGGCGGTTCCGCTCGACGTCGTCGAGAGCGCGCTCCGCGAGCGGCGCTTCTCGGCCATCACTGTCGTGCACTCGGAAACGAGCACGGGCACGCTCACGTCCCTGCCGGAACTCGCCGCCCTCGCGCATCAGTACGGCACGGCGGTGCTCGTCGACTCCGTCACGGGACTCGGTGGCGTGAAAGTCGATACCGATGCCTGGGATCTCGACTTCGTGCTCACCGGCTCACAGAAGGCCCTCGCACTGCCGCCCGGTCTGGCCTTCGGCGTAGCGTCGAAACGCTATATCGATCAAGCCAGTCAGGCGACGGCGCGCGGCCTCTACTTCGACATGGTGGAATTCGAAGAGTTCGTGCACAAGAACCAGACGCCCAGCACACCGGCGATCTCGTTGCTGTATGCCACCGCGGTGCAAGGTGAGCACATCGCCCGCGAAACCATCGAAGCGCGCTGGGCGCGCCACACGGAGATGGCATCGATGACGCACGCCTGGGTGCACGCTCTGCGCGAAGAAACCGGCGAAGCGTTCTGCGTGTACGCGCCCGAGCACGCGCGCAGCGGCACCGTCACCGCCGTCGCGTTACCCACCTCACTGAAAGGCGACGACATCGTAAAGGGCGTCGCCAAGCGCGGCTTCGTGATAGGCGGTGGCTACGGCAAACTCAAGAGCAGCACGTTCCGCATTGGCCACATGGGCGACCACACTCCGGATCGCCTGGCGCTCTGCCTTGAGGCGACGGCGGATACCATTCGCGAGTTGCTGGCGAGGTAG
- a CDS encoding replication initiator protein A: MTLAARKRPAVRGVILDRSLEELPLFRLSDSADDTPVSFSTENGGRWRVIPAPGDRLPGTFDQDVYVELLHRYNEGGSPADGAVTFTLHAFLRSMGRRADGRTYEQLRAALSRLERTTLESVGAYWSAQSGHEDISFTVLSTVSVQRRRVADREQLHLFGNLAAGEPGDARVTLSATVRANLAARHTITLSAARYHALSSPVARRLYRILEVARSDGRLSWRVSLERLAEQLPLTQRYPSHLQRVLQPAHEMLLSAGLVRDIAVRQYDRIWSVDYVLGSRPREET, encoded by the coding sequence ATGACACTCGCTGCACGCAAGCGCCCGGCTGTGCGCGGGGTGATCCTCGATCGTTCCCTCGAGGAACTCCCGCTCTTTCGCCTCAGCGATTCCGCCGACGATACACCCGTGTCGTTCTCGACCGAGAACGGTGGGCGGTGGCGTGTCATCCCCGCGCCCGGCGATCGCCTGCCCGGCACGTTCGATCAGGATGTGTACGTCGAGCTGCTGCACCGCTATAACGAGGGCGGCTCCCCTGCCGACGGTGCCGTCACCTTCACGCTGCATGCGTTCCTGCGCTCCATGGGCCGGCGCGCCGATGGCCGCACCTACGAGCAGCTACGAGCCGCGCTGTCTCGCCTTGAACGCACCACCCTCGAATCGGTCGGCGCCTACTGGTCGGCGCAGTCGGGCCACGAGGACATCAGCTTCACCGTGCTCAGTACCGTGTCGGTGCAACGCCGACGGGTGGCCGATCGCGAGCAGCTGCATCTGTTCGGCAATCTGGCCGCGGGCGAGCCCGGCGACGCCCGCGTCACCCTGTCGGCCACCGTGCGCGCGAATCTGGCAGCCCGCCACACCATCACCCTTTCGGCGGCCCGGTACCACGCCCTGTCGTCGCCAGTGGCCCGTCGCCTGTACCGGATTCTCGAGGTGGCCCGCTCCGACGGACGCCTTTCCTGGCGCGTGTCCCTGGAGCGACTGGCTGAGCAGCTCCCGCTCACCCAGCGATACCCTTCGCACCTCCAGCGCGTCCTACAACCAGCGCATGAAATGCTGCTGAGTGCCGGATTGGTGAGGGATATCGCCGTTCGGCAGTACGATCGGATCTGGAGCGTGGATTACGTCCTCGGCTCCCGTCCCCGCGAAGAGACCTGA
- a CDS encoding porin, which produces MSRWLAVAGTCACSTVLTAQSAAPPPPTLPVGDERSTLRLASNSDVTLTLGGYLQVDGRLLSGAVASSSDGLILRRARLIFDARMANGVHMRLQPDFGQGRVVVQDAFIGYDRSNASLRIGRFRPAFGVERSQSSATLLHGERSLANSLMPSRSFGAQASVQRGALTMTLGGFHTAINTGAPTIDTDGDLDAVDGAGYDGLLRLAWDSRHGHQYRQAQIALLAGHEEGEVDATGLARLLTVGQQPLLSFRADGTADGTAVADGMRRRALIGALIGDRRVVTSVEGAVLTQEARLGDPRSAPRPMTAAALAWRAAYVLGGTRRPTQEIVPTGPRGATDIGVRAGSLSAWGDALSTRITRRSVTHAFSGGVAVGWVPTALTRLSLAYDITLTRPDRAVREHFLLLRVQQSF; this is translated from the coding sequence GTGAGTCGATGGCTGGCCGTCGCCGGGACATGCGCGTGCAGCACGGTGCTGACCGCGCAGTCCGCCGCACCGCCGCCGCCGACTCTGCCTGTCGGCGATGAGCGCAGCACGTTGCGCCTGGCCAGCAACAGCGACGTGACGCTCACGCTGGGTGGGTATCTGCAAGTTGACGGGCGGTTGCTATCGGGAGCGGTTGCCTCATCCTCCGACGGCCTGATCCTCCGCCGTGCCCGGCTGATTTTTGACGCGCGAATGGCCAACGGCGTGCACATGCGCCTCCAGCCGGACTTCGGGCAGGGACGTGTCGTCGTTCAGGATGCGTTCATCGGCTATGACCGGTCGAACGCATCGCTGCGCATCGGTCGCTTTCGACCGGCCTTCGGCGTGGAGCGCTCACAGTCGTCGGCCACGCTGTTGCACGGCGAGCGCTCACTCGCCAATTCGTTGATGCCGAGCCGCAGCTTTGGGGCACAGGCCAGTGTGCAACGGGGGGCGCTCACGATGACGCTGGGCGGCTTCCACACCGCCATCAACACCGGCGCGCCAACGATCGACACCGACGGCGATCTCGACGCCGTGGACGGTGCCGGATACGACGGACTCCTGCGTCTGGCCTGGGATTCGCGCCATGGGCATCAGTACCGGCAGGCCCAGATCGCCCTGCTCGCCGGCCATGAGGAAGGCGAAGTGGACGCGACGGGACTCGCCCGTCTGCTCACCGTGGGCCAACAGCCGCTCCTCTCGTTCCGCGCTGATGGAACCGCGGACGGAACCGCCGTCGCCGATGGGATGCGACGACGTGCGCTGATCGGAGCGTTAATCGGGGATCGTCGCGTGGTCACGTCGGTTGAAGGTGCCGTGCTCACGCAAGAGGCGAGACTCGGCGACCCCCGTAGCGCACCGCGCCCGATGACGGCGGCGGCACTGGCGTGGCGGGCGGCCTACGTGCTCGGGGGGACGCGCCGCCCGACACAAGAGATCGTTCCCACGGGTCCGCGGGGGGCGACGGATATTGGCGTTCGGGCAGGAAGTCTGAGTGCGTGGGGTGACGCCCTCTCCACGCGCATCACGCGTCGTTCCGTGACACACGCCTTCAGTGGCGGCGTCGCCGTTGGGTGGGTGCCGACGGCGCTCACCCGCCTGTCTCTCGCGTACGACATCACGCTGACTCGGCCGGATCGAGCGGTTCGCGAGCACTTCCTGCTCCTGCGCGTTCAACAGAGCTTTTGA
- a CDS encoding Ada metal-binding domain-containing protein has product MTEKQFTLIGADGQEMLSAVPGTLGGNRRRKIYGRLDCRSAVGSLPTGYAKHRVFFADEATAIAAGYRPCGTCMQAEYGTWVEEAMRSGRL; this is encoded by the coding sequence ATGACCGAAAAACAATTCACGCTGATCGGCGCAGACGGACAGGAAATGCTGAGTGCGGTACCCGGCACACTTGGCGGAAACCGCCGGCGGAAGATCTATGGGCGCCTCGACTGCCGGAGCGCGGTCGGCTCGCTACCCACGGGATATGCGAAGCATCGGGTCTTCTTTGCAGATGAGGCGACCGCGATCGCGGCCGGCTACCGACCGTGTGGCACATGCATGCAGGCGGAGTACGGCACCTGGGTTGAGGAAGCCATGCGCTCGGGGCGCCTGTAG
- a CDS encoding MerR family transcriptional regulator, protein MAESPVPLLRAHARNAPWNARGLAAHAAALVDSAGMKPTNASARAMPSARAVRFYVANGLLDRPEGAGTAATYGYRHLLQLLAIKIRQREGQTLDAIKKEMREVTGDALERRVAASLAPALTLQMDSSAPKHNGVASWRHVPIADGVELHVRDDSPAARDDLLVALREMLRTTLGRNDFGT, encoded by the coding sequence ATGGCCGAGTCTCCCGTCCCACTTCTCCGCGCTCACGCGCGAAATGCCCCGTGGAATGCCCGCGGGCTCGCGGCCCACGCCGCTGCACTGGTGGATTCTGCCGGCATGAAGCCCACGAACGCGTCAGCGCGGGCTATGCCCAGTGCGCGCGCCGTGCGCTTCTATGTAGCGAACGGGCTGCTCGATCGACCGGAAGGCGCTGGCACCGCCGCGACCTACGGCTATCGGCATCTTCTGCAACTCCTCGCGATCAAGATCCGCCAGCGCGAAGGACAGACGCTCGACGCGATCAAGAAGGAAATGCGGGAAGTCACCGGCGATGCGCTCGAACGGCGCGTGGCCGCGTCACTCGCGCCGGCCCTCACGCTGCAGATGGACTCCAGTGCGCCCAAGCACAATGGCGTCGCGAGCTGGCGACACGTGCCCATTGCCGACGGCGTGGAGTTGCATGTACGAGACGACTCGCCGGCCGCCCGCGACGACCTGCTGGTTGCGCTGCGCGAGATGCTGCGTACCACGCTTGGCCGGAACGACTTCGGGACCTGA
- a CDS encoding FAD-binding oxidoreductase, translated as MTITSDVTTVDVDIRRAFARDASGLEMTPDAVARPTSIEEVTELLREATAARTAVTPAGWQSSTTGASITDHGLLLSLRGLGTIGEVDTAARSIRVGPGAIVADVRRAAEAAGLLFTPDPTSEEESTIGGAIACNASGARSLRYGATRPHVRAITVLLASGERLDLRRPQLEKNTVGYPIAHDPVDWFVGSEGTLGVVVEAELSLHALPPQVLGLMVPFEREDDALAFVVSARRSTAVHPRCLEFFDQGAMDIARAAEGSTGWATNATAMVYVEETGADESRPDDDLPLEAWLELADAHAALSADIRVYDSATALRDARHLRHAVPATMNERGAARRPFGGRKVSTDWAVPYPRLAEALHLARRFAADAGVTSGIAYGHAGNGHPHQNFIAQDAEELHRIERVVEATLREVIAMGGTVAAEHGIGKLKRRWLPMQASPAQLRVMHAIKREFDPFGLLAQGNVL; from the coding sequence ATGACTATCACCAGCGACGTGACGACCGTCGATGTCGACATCCGTCGGGCGTTCGCGCGCGATGCGTCGGGACTCGAGATGACGCCCGATGCCGTGGCACGTCCTACCAGCATCGAGGAAGTCACGGAGCTGCTGCGCGAGGCCACCGCCGCGCGCACGGCCGTGACGCCGGCCGGCTGGCAGTCGAGTACGACCGGCGCGTCGATCACCGATCACGGGCTCCTGCTGTCGTTGCGCGGACTGGGTACGATCGGCGAGGTGGACACCGCCGCACGAAGCATTCGCGTGGGGCCCGGCGCGATAGTGGCGGATGTACGCCGGGCCGCAGAAGCGGCCGGCCTGCTTTTTACGCCCGATCCCACCAGCGAAGAAGAATCCACCATCGGTGGCGCCATCGCCTGCAACGCGTCCGGCGCCCGCTCGCTGCGCTATGGTGCCACCCGGCCCCACGTGCGGGCGATCACCGTGCTGCTGGCCAGTGGCGAGCGCCTCGACCTGCGCCGCCCACAACTCGAGAAGAACACCGTCGGCTATCCCATCGCCCACGATCCGGTCGATTGGTTTGTGGGCAGTGAAGGCACGCTCGGCGTCGTCGTCGAAGCGGAACTCTCGCTCCACGCGCTGCCGCCGCAGGTGCTCGGCCTCATGGTGCCGTTCGAGCGCGAAGACGATGCGCTGGCGTTTGTCGTGTCGGCGCGGCGCTCCACCGCGGTGCATCCGCGTTGTCTCGAGTTCTTCGATCAGGGCGCCATGGACATCGCGCGCGCGGCGGAGGGCAGCACCGGCTGGGCCACGAACGCGACCGCGATGGTGTATGTCGAGGAAACTGGCGCCGACGAATCACGGCCCGACGATGACCTACCGCTCGAGGCGTGGCTCGAGCTGGCCGACGCGCACGCCGCGCTGAGTGCCGACATCCGCGTGTACGATTCGGCCACGGCCCTGCGTGACGCGCGACATCTGCGCCACGCCGTACCGGCCACGATGAATGAGCGTGGTGCGGCGCGACGACCGTTCGGCGGCCGCAAGGTCAGCACGGACTGGGCCGTACCGTATCCTCGACTGGCCGAAGCACTGCACCTCGCGCGACGCTTCGCCGCCGACGCCGGTGTGACATCAGGGATCGCGTACGGACACGCCGGCAACGGCCATCCGCATCAGAACTTCATCGCGCAGGATGCGGAGGAGTTGCATCGCATTGAACGCGTGGTCGAAGCGACCTTGCGCGAAGTGATCGCGATGGGCGGGACGGTGGCGGCCGAACATGGTATCGGCAAACTCAAGCGCCGGTGGCTGCCGATGCAGGCCAGCCCCGCGCAGCTCCGCGTGATGCACGCCATCAAGCGTGAGTTCGACCCCTTCGGCCTGCTGGCGCAAGGCAACGTACTGTGA
- a CDS encoding nuclear transport factor 2 family protein, translating to MVATLIACSKEEKPVVSENRTSFATRYAAAWSGKDPVAFGTFYDEAGSLIVNGSASAGRAAIVETARSYMAAFPDMVVRMDSLREESGATVFHWTWTGTNTGPGGTGKAVNLTGYERWTFSADGLILKSDGHFDNDEYQRQLKGESPTSH from the coding sequence ATGGTTGCGACGCTCATTGCCTGCAGTAAGGAGGAGAAGCCGGTGGTGTCTGAGAATCGCACGAGCTTTGCCACTCGCTACGCGGCCGCTTGGAGCGGAAAGGATCCGGTCGCTTTCGGTACGTTCTATGATGAGGCGGGGTCGCTCATCGTGAACGGATCGGCGTCCGCTGGGCGGGCCGCCATCGTCGAGACGGCTCGCTCCTACATGGCCGCCTTCCCGGATATGGTCGTTCGGATGGACTCACTTCGCGAGGAGTCGGGAGCGACCGTGTTCCACTGGACGTGGACCGGGACCAATACGGGACCGGGTGGTACCGGGAAGGCGGTGAACCTCACCGGATACGAGCGGTGGACGTTCAGTGCCGATGGGCTGATCCTCAAGTCTGATGGTCACTTTGACAATGACGAGTATCAGCGACAACTCAAGGGTGAGTCGCCCACTAGCCACTAG
- the serA gene encoding phosphoglycerate dehydrogenase: MAYRVLVTDDVDPEGLALLAAETELLVDEVPTLPKDELLQRIGEYDAIVGRSATKISAELLRAAKKLRVVGRAGVGVDNIALDVATELGVAIINAPAGNTVAVAELFFGTVIGLLRQLPAAALSMQNGVWDRSKLMGRELKGKTLGIVGLGRIGSEVAMRAHAFGMTVVAFDPYIADERFTALRVRRAVSLDALVGESNILTMHVPLNDETRGMIGKRELGRLPARSIVVNMARGGIVDEAALLAALQADQLRGAVLDVFTAEPLVADSPLRTAPNLLLTPHLGANTVEAQRNVSRDVCLAVRDALLHNDLSKSINVAGGSGEWGDLQPAMLVARRAAAVARAVLADQGMRAVRRLALRIGPDLAHGAGPLLAAAAAGVLEGVIETDRLNLINARSLAEARGLELSVGESSELGHPRAIEVALAGGMQQLAVAGVAPEDSKPRLTRIGQFHVDVNPRQTLLILTNHDVPGVIGRVGTLLGERKVNIAEYHQARLAQGGDALAAISVDGTVSEETRKALLELPDVLTASVAHFGAE, from the coding sequence ATGGCATATCGCGTTCTCGTCACTGACGATGTCGATCCGGAAGGACTCGCCCTGCTCGCGGCCGAGACCGAACTGCTCGTGGATGAAGTCCCCACGCTGCCCAAGGATGAACTGCTGCAGCGCATCGGCGAGTACGACGCCATCGTCGGACGCAGTGCCACCAAGATCTCCGCCGAACTGCTGCGTGCCGCGAAGAAGCTGCGCGTCGTCGGCCGCGCTGGTGTCGGTGTCGACAACATCGCCCTCGATGTCGCTACCGAATTGGGGGTGGCGATCATCAACGCGCCCGCCGGCAACACGGTCGCCGTGGCCGAGCTGTTCTTCGGTACGGTGATCGGCCTGCTGCGGCAGCTGCCCGCCGCCGCACTCTCGATGCAGAACGGCGTGTGGGATCGCTCCAAGCTTATGGGCCGCGAGCTCAAGGGAAAGACGCTCGGCATCGTCGGCCTCGGGCGTATCGGCAGTGAAGTCGCCATGCGTGCGCACGCCTTCGGCATGACGGTCGTGGCCTTCGATCCATACATCGCCGACGAACGCTTCACCGCGCTGCGCGTTCGGCGCGCGGTGTCGCTCGATGCACTGGTCGGCGAGAGCAACATCCTGACAATGCACGTGCCGCTCAACGACGAAACGCGCGGCATGATCGGCAAGCGCGAACTGGGACGACTCCCGGCCCGTTCGATCGTGGTCAACATGGCGCGTGGCGGCATCGTCGACGAAGCGGCGCTGTTGGCCGCACTGCAAGCCGATCAGCTGCGCGGCGCGGTACTCGACGTGTTCACCGCCGAGCCGCTCGTCGCCGATTCCCCGCTGCGCACCGCCCCGAATCTGCTGCTCACGCCGCACTTGGGCGCCAACACGGTCGAAGCGCAGCGCAACGTGTCGCGCGATGTCTGTCTCGCGGTCCGTGATGCGCTGCTGCACAACGATCTCTCGAAGTCGATCAACGTGGCCGGCGGGTCGGGCGAGTGGGGAGACCTGCAGCCCGCCATGCTCGTGGCGCGTCGCGCCGCCGCCGTGGCGCGTGCCGTGCTGGCCGACCAGGGCATGCGCGCGGTGCGGCGACTGGCGCTCCGCATCGGTCCCGACCTCGCGCACGGGGCGGGCCCACTGTTGGCCGCGGCGGCCGCTGGTGTCCTGGAAGGCGTCATCGAAACCGATCGTCTCAATCTCATCAACGCTCGCAGTCTCGCCGAAGCGCGCGGCCTTGAGCTCTCGGTCGGTGAGTCCAGCGAGCTCGGACACCCGCGCGCCATCGAAGTCGCACTCGCCGGCGGCATGCAGCAGCTGGCCGTGGCCGGTGTGGCGCCCGAAGACAGCAAGCCGCGGCTCACGCGCATCGGACAGTTCCATGTCGATGTAAATCCGCGTCAGACGCTGCTCATTCTCACCAATCACGACGTGCCCGGCGTCATCGGTCGCGTCGGCACGTTGCTGGGCGAACGCAAGGTCAACATCGCCGAGTATCATCAGGCCCGGCTGGCCCAGGGCGGCGATGCGCTGGCGGCGATCTCGGTGGACGGCACCGTCAGCGAAGAGACCCGCAAGGCGCTGCTGGAACTCCCCGACGTACTCACGGCGAGCGTCGCGCACTTCGGCGCCGAGTAG
- a CDS encoding HAD-IB family phosphatase — protein MTITTTAASVDLRRPRFKTVIFDVDSTVCAIEGIDWLAARRDPEIARESEVLTAQAMAGVMPIEAVYTRRLQRIRPTAGELISLAEAYRESLQPGAQELITLLQRAGTQVHLLSGGLRIAIVPIALQLGVPTDRVHAVSLARDTDGTMSLLDGDQPLSTQRGKPLIVQRLALATPTVMIGDGSTDAAVRGVVTEFIAYTGVARRENVVAVADAEADSFAALYPLLFHPVSSR, from the coding sequence GTGACGATCACGACAACGGCCGCGTCGGTCGACCTCCGACGTCCGCGCTTCAAGACGGTGATCTTCGACGTCGACTCGACGGTGTGCGCAATCGAGGGCATCGACTGGCTGGCCGCGCGACGGGACCCGGAGATTGCCCGCGAAAGTGAAGTGCTCACGGCGCAGGCCATGGCCGGTGTGATGCCGATCGAGGCGGTGTACACGCGACGGCTGCAACGCATCCGTCCGACGGCCGGTGAGTTGATCTCGCTGGCTGAGGCGTATCGCGAGTCGTTGCAGCCCGGCGCACAGGAACTCATCACGTTGCTGCAGCGCGCCGGCACGCAGGTGCACTTGCTCAGCGGCGGATTGCGTATCGCCATCGTGCCGATTGCGTTGCAGTTGGGCGTGCCCACCGATCGCGTGCACGCCGTGTCGCTTGCGCGCGATACCGATGGCACCATGAGCCTGCTCGATGGCGATCAGCCGCTCTCCACGCAGCGTGGCAAGCCGCTCATCGTGCAGCGGCTCGCCTTGGCCACGCCCACCGTGATGATCGGCGACGGCTCTACCGATGCCGCCGTACGCGGGGTCGTGACGGAGTTCATCGCGTACACCGGCGTCGCGCGCCGCGAGAATGTGGTGGCCGTCGCCGACGCGGAAGCCGACAGCTTCGCCGCCTTGTACCCCTTGCTCTTTCATCCCGTCTCCTCGAGATAA
- a CDS encoding SDR family oxidoreductase — MTDALDFSGKLIVITGVGRAGQVGEAVALAFAHRGATLALLDVQPAEVEARAAWLTAQGFTATAHVANLADANAAKAAADQVVQQTQAQFGGQVHAVICAAGGFGITGPISDADPAAWSKQFMINLETAFGATRAFLPAVRAAKGSFVYFGSVAALPGGSPKGMAAYAAAKSGVLTLMRAVAAEEKPYGVRANAVAPTAVRTAANLADMGDKTDYVDRESVADVIAFLASELARNVSGQVITLA, encoded by the coding sequence ATGACCGACGCACTCGACTTCAGCGGCAAGCTCATCGTGATCACCGGTGTTGGTCGGGCCGGTCAGGTCGGCGAAGCGGTTGCACTCGCCTTTGCGCATCGCGGCGCGACATTGGCCCTGTTGGATGTACAACCCGCCGAAGTCGAAGCACGCGCCGCGTGGCTCACCGCGCAGGGATTCACCGCCACGGCGCATGTGGCCAACCTCGCCGACGCGAATGCGGCTAAGGCTGCCGCCGATCAAGTCGTTCAACAAACCCAGGCGCAGTTCGGTGGACAGGTGCACGCCGTGATCTGCGCGGCTGGCGGTTTTGGCATCACTGGCCCGATCAGTGATGCTGACCCGGCCGCGTGGAGCAAGCAGTTCATGATCAATCTCGAAACCGCCTTCGGCGCCACGCGCGCGTTTTTGCCGGCGGTGCGTGCGGCCAAGGGTAGCTTCGTGTACTTCGGCTCGGTCGCCGCGCTTCCCGGTGGTTCGCCCAAGGGCATGGCCGCCTATGCCGCAGCCAAGAGTGGCGTGCTCACCCTCATGCGGGCGGTGGCCGCCGAGGAGAAGCCCTACGGGGTGCGAGCCAATGCTGTGGCCCCAACCGCCGTCCGCACCGCGGCGAACCTCGCCGACATGGGCGACAAGACGGATTACGTCGATCGCGAGTCGGTCGCCGACGTCATCGCCTTTCTTGCCAGCGAGCTGGCACGAAACGTGTCCGGGCAGGTCATAACGCTCGCCTAG
- a CDS encoding S41 family peptidase, whose protein sequence is MTRTRKAALASLILLPVLAGGFALQARSTRGGAQLLDQVLTFVALRYVDTLDAQQLYEKAARGLVKELNDPYTELFTPKQLEEFSRNTNGRYAGIGMEISKVGDYVTVNKVFPNSPAEGGGVQEGDKIMIIDTTNARGFNTQQVQNKLLGPIGSPVNVTFGRIGALQPIKMSFKRAQITVPAVPYTMMIEDKVGYVPLQRFSEQTTEDIANSVIALSKRGAKSIIIDLRGNPGGILDEAFAMSNLFLPKGKELLSVRGRGEFQKFVAERDPLAPEVPLVVLVDGGSASASEIVAGALQDYDRALVLGTTSFGKGLVQSVYNLDGGYALKITTGKWYTPSGRSIQKERKLNADGQFLEVLPDSMETDSVRKARPTYKSASGRTLYGGGAITPDVIVAPDTLSGAEQAFRRAIAPSFQKYFNQIAVIAEGQKGKVKPDFTVNPAWRDELYQKLVADTVKIDKAVWDGGAPDIDRAIEDRVAKIAFGDTLVRRRSLKDDNQLRAAIDLLKKAVVQKDVFTAAGAAPAVTKAGVARRSGN, encoded by the coding sequence ATGACACGCACCCGTAAGGCCGCCCTGGCCAGTCTGATTCTCCTCCCCGTGCTCGCCGGGGGCTTTGCCCTGCAGGCGCGGTCCACGCGTGGCGGAGCTCAGCTCCTCGACCAGGTGCTGACGTTCGTCGCCCTGCGTTACGTGGACACGCTCGACGCGCAGCAGCTGTACGAGAAGGCCGCGCGCGGCTTGGTGAAGGAACTCAACGACCCCTACACCGAACTCTTCACACCTAAGCAGCTCGAAGAGTTCTCGCGGAACACCAATGGTCGCTATGCCGGCATCGGCATGGAGATCTCGAAGGTCGGTGATTACGTGACCGTGAACAAAGTCTTCCCGAACTCTCCCGCCGAGGGCGGTGGTGTGCAGGAAGGCGACAAGATCATGATTATCGACACGACCAATGCGCGTGGCTTCAACACGCAGCAGGTCCAGAACAAGCTGCTCGGCCCGATTGGCTCGCCGGTCAACGTGACCTTTGGACGGATCGGCGCGCTTCAGCCGATCAAGATGAGCTTCAAGCGTGCGCAGATTACCGTGCCGGCCGTGCCGTACACCATGATGATCGAAGACAAAGTCGGCTACGTTCCGCTACAGCGATTCTCGGAGCAGACCACTGAAGACATTGCCAACTCGGTCATCGCGCTGAGCAAGCGCGGTGCGAAGAGCATCATCATCGATCTGCGCGGCAATCCCGGCGGCATTCTCGACGAGGCCTTCGCCATGTCGAACCTGTTCCTGCCAAAAGGCAAGGAACTGCTATCGGTGCGCGGTCGTGGCGAATTCCAGAAGTTCGTGGCCGAACGTGACCCGCTTGCCCCCGAGGTTCCGCTCGTCGTTCTGGTCGACGGTGGATCGGCCTCCGCGTCTGAGATCGTCGCCGGCGCCCTGCAGGACTACGACCGCGCGCTGGTGCTGGGCACCACGTCCTTCGGCAAGGGCCTCGTGCAGTCGGTGTACAACCTCGATGGCGGGTACGCGCTCAAGATCACGACCGGCAAGTGGTATACGCCGTCGGGTCGCTCCATCCAGAAGGAGCGCAAGCTGAACGCCGACGGGCAGTTCCTCGAGGTACTCCCCGACTCCATGGAGACGGACTCCGTGCGGAAGGCGCGTCCGACGTACAAATCGGCCAGCGGCCGAACGCTGTACGGCGGCGGTGCGATCACGCCCGACGTGATCGTGGCCCCTGATACGCTCTCCGGCGCCGAACAGGCCTTCCGTCGCGCCATTGCCCCGAGCTTCCAGAAATACTTCAACCAGATCGCCGTGATCGCCGAAGGCCAGAAGGGCAAAGTGAAGCCCGACTTCACGGTCAACCCGGCGTGGCGCGATGAGCTCTATCAGAAGCTGGTCGCCGATACGGTCAAGATCGACAAAGCCGTCTGGGACGGCGGGGCACCCGACATCGACCGCGCCATTGAAGATCGCGTGGCCAAGATCGCCTTTGGCGATACGTTGGTCCGTCGCCGGAGCCTGAAGGACGACAATCAGCTGCGCGCCGCAATTGACCTGCTCAAGAAAGCCGTCGTGCAGAAGGACGTCTTCACGGCCGCCGGCGCCGCACCGGCCGTGACCAAGGCCGGTGTGGCCCGCCGAAGCGGAAACTGA